From Cricetulus griseus strain 17A/GY chromosome 1 unlocalized genomic scaffold, alternate assembly CriGri-PICRH-1.0 chr1_0, whole genome shotgun sequence, a single genomic window includes:
- the LOC107980128 gene encoding LOW QUALITY PROTEIN: uncharacterized protein LOC107980128 isoform X2 (The sequence of the model RefSeq protein was modified relative to this genomic sequence to represent the inferred CDS: inserted 2 bases in 1 codon; deleted 2 bases in 1 codon; substituted 3 bases at 3 genomic stop codons) has translation MYSHQPTWDDCQQLLQVLFTTEERERILLEARKNVPGPDGTPTNLPNLIDAAFPLVRPDWDYNSAEGRGRLMVYRQALVAGLKGAMRRPTNLAKDIHPTVPNPYNLLSSLPPERSWYTVLDLKDAFFCLRLHPNSQPLFAFEWRDPEGGHTGQLTWTRLPQGFKNSPTLFDEALHRDLAPFRAQNPQISLLQYVDDLLLAASTQELCLDRTRKLLKELGELGYRVSAKKAQLCRSEVTYLGYTLREGKRWLTEARKKTVMQIPTPTTPRQVREFLGTAGFCRLWIPGFTMLVAPLYPLTKXKVPFTWMDEHQRAFDKIKTALLTAPALTLPDLTKPFTLYIDERAGVARGVLXLGPWKWPVAYLSKKLDPVASGWPSCLKAIAAVSLLAKDADRLTLGQHMTVIAPHALESIVRQPPDRWMTNARMTHYQSLLLNDRITFAPPAILNPATLLPEAKDSTPVHXCTDVLAEETGTRKDLTDQPWPGVPNWYTDSSSFVVEGKRRAGAAVVDGKQVIWASSLPEGTWAQKAELLALTQALRLAEGKAINIYTDSRXAFTTAHIHGAIYRQRGLLTSAGRDVKNKEKILALLEAIHLPQKLAIVHCLGHQKGTDPVTKGNQMADLTAKQAAQGAVVLSEETGTPPEPPQASFIHPSFIYPYKGQDYVRRIHQLTHLGNEKLKQLIKGSKYYVLGLNTIIKEVIESCQDCTLTNAARPFKEPGKRMRGDWPGIYWEVDFTEIKPGKYGNKDLLVFIDTFSGWVEAFPTKSETAQMVTKKILEEILPRFGIPKVIGSDNGPAFVAQVSQELATQLGTNWKLHCAYRPQSSGQVERMNRTLKETLTYLAIETGGKDWVTLLPFALLRVRNTPGRFGLTPYEILHGGPPPLTESGGILDPCTHSPSSSALFTHLKALEVVKTQIWDQIKEAYTPGTTEVPHRFQVGDSVLVRRHHDGTLEPRWKGPYLVLLTTPTAVKVDGTAAWIHASHIKKAPSQNENNRENNWTVAASDNPLKLCLRRRSPKLGE, from the exons ATGTATTCTCATCAGCCCACTTGGGACGACTGTCAACAACTCCTGCAGGTCCTCTTTACtactgaagaaagagagaggatccTTCTAGAGGCCAGAAAGAATGTTCCAGGACCAGATGGGACCCCCACCAATCTCCCTAATCTTATAGATGCCGCTTTTCCCTTGGTCCGCCCTGACTGGGATTACAACTCTGCGGAAGGTAGGGGTCGTCTCATGGTCTACCGCCAGGCTCTAGTGGCAGGTCTCAAGGGGGCCATGCGGCGACCCACCAATTTGGCAAAG GACATTCACCCAACCGTTCCCAACCCTTACAACTTGCTGAGTTCCTTACCGCCTGAACGATCCTGGTACACCGTTCTGGATTTGAAAGATGCCTTTTTCTGTCTCAGGTTACATCCGAATAGCCAACCCCTATTCGCTTTTGAATGGCGAGATCCCGAAGGAGGACATACGGGTCAATTGACCTGGACTAGGTTGCCACAGGGGTTCAAAAATTCACCGACTCTTTTCGATGAAGCGCTCCACCGTGACCTTGCACCCTTCAGGGCACAGAACCCCCAGATTTCTCTCTTGCAGTACGTAGATGATTTACTGCTCGCAGCCTCGACCCAGGAACTGTGCCTCGACAGGACCAGAAAGCTCCTAAAGGAATTGGGTGAGTTGGGGTACCGGGTGTCCGCCAAGAAAGCCCAGTTATGCCGCTCGGAAGTGACCTACCTAGGATACACTCTCCGAGAAGGGAAGCGGTGGCTCACTGAAGCACGGAAAAAGACTGTGATGCAGATCCCGACCCCCACCACTCCGAGACAAGTACGCGAGTTTTTGGGAACTGCGGGTTTCTGTAGACTCTGGATACCGGGGTTCACCATGCTGGTGGCCCCTCTGTACCCACTCACTAAATAAAAAGTCCCATTCACCTGGATGGATGAGCACCAAAGGGCCTTCGATAAAATAAAGACTGCCCTGCTCACAGCTCCCGCGTTGACCCTACCAGACCTGACTAAGCCTTTCACTCTATATATTGACGAGCGGGCTGGAGTGGCCCGTGGAGTTCT CCTGGGGCCCTGGAAGTGGCCGGTGGCCTACCTATCTAAAAAGCTAGACCCCGTTGCCAGCGGATGGCCCTCTTGCTTGAAAGCCATTGCTGCAGTATCCTTACTTGCAAAAGACGCCGATAGGCTTACCCTGGGTCAGCATATGACTGTAATCGCCCCCCATGCTTTAGAAAGTATTGTGCGGCAGCCGCCTGACCGCTGGATGACAAACGCCCGAATGACACATTACCAGAGCTTGTTGTTAAATGATCGGATAACCTTCGCTCCTCCTGCTATTCTTAACCCAGCCACCCTGCTCCCCGAAGCGAAGGACTCTACCCCAGTGCACTGATGCACTGACGTCCTGGCTGAAGAAACCGGGACTAGGAAGGACCTGACCGACCAACCTTGGCCGGGTGTGCCTAACTGGTATACAGACAGCAGCAGTTTTGTGGTAGAAGGTAAAAGAAGGGCGGGAGCAGCGGTGGTGGACGGAAAGCAGGTAATTTGGGCTAGCAGTCTCCCAGAAGGAACCTGGGCTCAAAAAGCTGAGCTCCTGGCATTGACTCAAGCTCTGCGTCTGGCAGAAGGTAAGGCTATCAACATTTAC ACCGACAGCCGTTAGGCCTTCACCACGGCTCACATTCATGGAGCCATTTACAGACAGAGGGGCTTACTCACCTCAGCAGGAAGAGAcgttaagaacaaagaaaaaatcctGGCCCTCCTAGAAGCCATACATCTTCCACAAAAATTAGCCATCGTCCACTGCCTGGGACACCAGAAGGGGACTGACCCGGTAACTAAGGGGAACCAGATGGCTGATCTAACAGCAAAGCAAGCTGCCCAGGGAGCGGTAGTGCTGTCGGAAGAAACTGGAACCCCGCCAGAACCCCCACAAGCCAGCTTCATCCATCCCAGCTTCATCTATCCCTAT AAAGGACAAGACTATGTGAGACGAATACACCAGCTGACTCATCTTGGAAACGAAAAACTTAAGCAATTAATCAAAGGTTCTAAATATTATGTTCTAGgattaaatacaataataaaagagGTAATAGAGTCATGTCAAGACTGCACCTTAACCAATGCTGCCCGACCGTTCAAAGAACCCGGAAAAAGAATGAGGGGAGATTGGCCGGGAATTTATTGGGAGGTAGACTTCACTGAAATTAAGCCGGGAAAATATGGTAATAAGGACCTTCTAGTTTTTATAGACACTTTTTCAGGATGGGTGGAAGCCTTTCCTACGAAGTCTGAAACTGCTCAAATGGTAACCAAGAAGATACTGGAAGAAATCCTGCCCAGGTTTGGGATCCCCAAGGTAATTGGTTCAGACAACGGGCCGGCTTTTGTTGCCCAGGTAAGTCAGGAGTTGGCCACCCAACTGGGGACtaattggaaattacattgtgcttacagaccccagagctcaggacaggtagaaagaatgaatagaaccctaaaagagacccTTACTTATTTGGCTATTGAGACCGGCGGCAAAGACTGGGTGACCCTCCTCCCCTTTGCGCTCCTTAGGGTCCGAAACACACCTGGACGTTTCGGCCTTACCCCTTACGAAATCCTACATGGGGGACCGCCCCCCTTGACTGAGTCAGGCGGGATATTGGATCCTTgcactcactctccctcctcctctgctctgtttACACACTTAAAGGCCTTAGAAGTTGTCAAAACACAGATCTGGGATCAGATCAAAGAAGCCTACACTCCAGGGACCACCGAGGTGCCCCACCGATTCCAGGTCGGAGACTCAGTCTTGGTCAGACGACATCACGATGGCACGCTTGAGCCTCGGTGGAAAGGACCCTATCTAGTGCTGCTGACTACGCCCACGGCAGTAAAGGTAGACGGGACTGCTGCCTGGATCCATGCTTCCCACATAAAAAAGGCACCcagtcaaaatgaaaacaaccgcGAAAATAATTGGACAGTGGCCGCCAGTGATAATCCTCTTAAGTTGTGCCTTCGCCGCCGTAGCCCCAAACTTGGGGAATAA
- the LOC100754137 gene encoding LOW QUALITY PROTEIN: pre-mRNA-splicing factor SLU7-like isoform X2 (The sequence of the model RefSeq protein was modified relative to this genomic sequence to represent the inferred CDS: inserted 1 base in 1 codon; substituted 3 bases at 3 genomic stop codons), with the protein MALFTLNFLNIDAQGHTAAKRHTSEPKRPKELLLDHRGSQFILLATAVDTVNATPMSGSKEMXLEEPKKMTREDRRKNTELEEQRKLGNATAEVDEEGKDINPHIPQYISSVAWYIDPSKTPTLKHQRKQPEKEKQFSSSREWYKRGVKENSVSTKYGKGACENGGAMTHKNEDCFKRPRRVGANFTGTSIAPEEHIQPQLMFDYGGKRDXRNAYSSEEPVETVEEYNKLYLAKXSLKTLKLKEELASGKLMGQANSPKHQWGQEEPNSQKKKDHNSEKEDEDKYADDIDMPGQNFISKRYITVQNLRIREDTAKFRNLDPNSAYYNPKTRAMREYPYVNTGKNPDEVSYAGDNCVRYTGDTCSMAQTQLFTWEAYGKGTEVHLQADPTKLELLYTSFKVKKEDFKEQQNESILEKYGGQEHLDAAPAELLLAQTDYVEYSRHGTVMKGQERTVACSKYEEDVKIHNHMHIWGSYWKEGQXGYKCCHSFFKYSYCTGGTGKERVHSEECIINGATGEESVMRPQTLMQLHQEKLNPHEKKKKKRKKHQKSSSHSDKDRKHKKRKKAVNAEETRLLHVKEIMQIDEWKRPYSSICETQEPNEEEMEAYRMKQQRPDDPMVSFLGYSHR; encoded by the exons TTGTTGGATCACAGAGGAAGCCAATTCATCCTATTGGCTACAGCTGTTGACACAGTTAATGCCACACCCATGTCAGGGTCAAAAGAGA AGTTGGAGGAGCCAAAGAAGATGACCCGAGAAGACCGGAGGAAAAATACGGAGCTAGAAGAACAGAGAAAACTGGGCAATGCTACTGCAGAAGTTGATGAAGAGGGAAAAGATATCAACCCTCATATTCCTCAGTACATTTCTTCAGTTGCATGGTACATTGATCCATCCAAAACACCCACTTTAAAGCATCAGAGAAAACAGCCAGAAAAAGAGAAGCAATTCAGTTCCTCTAGGGAATGGTACAAGAGAGGTGTAAAGGAGAATTCTGTAAGTACCAAGTACGGCAAAGGGGCATGTGAAAATGGTGGGGCCATGACCCACAAGAATGAAGATTGCTTCAAGAGGCCAAGGCGTGTTGGAGCTAATTTCACAGGCACTAGCATCGCTCCAGAGGAGCACATCCAGCCTCAGCTGATGTTTGACTATGGTGGGAAGAGGGACTGACGGAATGCTTACAGCTCAGAAGAGCCTGTGGAAACCGTTGAGGAGTACAACAAACTTTACTTGGCAAAATGAAGTTTGAAAACCCTGAAACTCAAAGAAGAGTTAGCGTCTGGAAAATTAATGGGACAAGCTAATTCTCCAAAACATCAGTGGGGACAAGAAGAACCCAATTCTCAGAAGAAAAAGGATCATAACAGTGAAAAGGAGGATGAAGATAAATATGCAGATGATATTGACATGCCTGGGCAAAATTTCATCTCTAAGAGGTACATTACTGTTCAGAATCTCAGGATTCGAGAAGATACAGcaaaatttagaaatttagaTCCAAACTCTGCCTATTACAATCCAAAAACTAGAGCAATGAGAGAGTATCCTTATGTCAATACAGGAAAGAATCCAGACGAAGTGAGTTATGCTGGAGATAACTGTGTTAGATACACAGGAGACACCTGTTCAATGGCTCAAACACAATTGTTCACTTGGGAAGCCTATGGCAAAGGAACTGAAGTACATCTCCAGGCAGATCCTACAAAACTAGAGCTGCTGTATACGTCCttcaaagtcaaaaaagaagacTTCAAGGAGCAGCAGAATGAAAGCATCCTGGAAAAGTATGGTGGCCAAGAACACTTGGATGCTGCTCCAGCTGAGCTGCTGTTGGCCCAGACAGACTATGTGGAGTACTCCAGGCATGGGACAGTCATGAAAGGCCAGGAGCGGACTGTGGCCTGCTCCAAGTATGAGGAAGACGTGAAGATCCACAACCACATGCACATCTGGGGATCTTACTGGAAAGAAGGCCAGTGAGGATACAAATGTTGCCACTCATTCTTCAAGTATTCCTATTGCACTGGAGGCACTGGGAAGGAGAGGGTTCACTCAGAGGAGTGTATTATAAATGGTGCAACTGGAGAAGAATCTGTGATGAGACCTCAAACCCTCATGCAGCTGCACCAGGAAAAACTAAACCCTCAT gagaagaagaaaaagaagaggaagaaacaccAGAAGAGCAGTTCCCACAGTGACAAGGACAGGAAGCACAAGAAACGGAAAAAGGCAGTGAATGCAGAGGAGACCCGACTTCTCCATGTCAAAGAGATCATGCAGATTGATGAGTGGAAGAGACCTTACAGCAGCATATGTGAGACTCAGGAGCCcaatgaagaggaaatggaggcctACAGAATGAAACAGCAGAGGCCAGACGACCCCATGGTGTCTTTCCTGGGTTACAGCCACAGATGA